A single Leptidea sinapis chromosome 2, ilLepSina1.1, whole genome shotgun sequence DNA region contains:
- the LOC126972309 gene encoding gastrula zinc finger protein XlCGF46.1-like, translating into MSLKLNNVNINLVVSSILNKERYSYCRLCLQKIEKQYVRFNDTVCLDSSSGLLQPLKNVVNKLLGEEISDEIAGVDAVCVNCVNDVLSSLRFIEHCKKSSQALNVVINNLTNNLTTQTKLDKNSKLFIKIDKSRTEVLVVKHLKQRPSINKYQCFMCQVYFQQFEHYKDHNFICHGIFSCNNCGKTFTDAILLDRHTNENHNFKCPHCSHIGNTIDSLNEHIEQFHSSEICKECGKVYRGLIKLHAHEEKHLKQNICPKCGKEYSTRDFYERHVKLCVNNLLDPHPSRNSMEKTFSCEKCEKAYSTKGGLRVHNRFVHENAKSHICQECGKMFTAPSYLKIHMVKHTRERNFKCNMCSKSFVSKEALLYHIRRHTGEKPYSCKLCTETFVNASARAEHMKFKHIGPTLMCDICSRKFVTSSFLKQHMSRHHDPRSKLYRASPTVAANKTLHQNMKNNNY; encoded by the exons atgagtcttaaattaaataatgtcaATATAAATCTTGTTGTATCCAGTATTCTTAACAAGGAAAGGTACAGCTATTGTAGGTTATGCTTGCAAAAAATAGAAAAGCAGTACGTACGCTTTAACGATACAGTTTGTCTTGATTCAAGTAGTGGACTTCTGCAGCCATTGAAGAATGTTGTAAACAAATTATTGGGTGAAGAG atttcAGATGAAATTGCAGGAGTTGATGCAGTCTGTGTTAACTGTGTAAATGATGTATTATCATCATTACGTTTCATAGAACATTGCAAAAAGTCTTCACAAGCTCTAAatgtagtaattaataatttaactaacAATTTAACCACTCAAACAAAACTTGATAAAAACAGTAAATTGTTTATTAAGATTGACAAATCTAGAACTGAGGTCCTAGTTGTGAAACATCTCAAGCAAAGGCCTTCAATTAACAAGTACCAATGTTTTATGTGTCAAGTGTATTTTCAGCAATTTGAACATTATAAAGATCATAACTTTATTTGTCATGGCATATTCTCATGTAATAACTGTGGCAAGACATTCACTGATGCAATATTGCTTGATAGACATACTAATGAAAACCACAACTTCAAGTGTCCACACTGCTCTCACATTGGAAATACTATAGACAGCCTTAATGAGCATATAGAACAATTCCATTCCTCAGAAATTTGTAAGGAGTGTGGTAAAGTTTACAGAGGCTTAATAAAGTTGCATGCACATGAAGAAAAGCACTTGAAACAAAACATCTGTCCCAAATGTGGTAAAGAGTATTCAACAAGAGATTTTTATGAACGTCATGTTAAATTGTGTGTAAATAATCTCTTAGATCCACATCCTAGTAGAAATAGCATGGAGAAAACATTCTCTTGTGAGAAATGTGAAAAAGCATATAGTACAAAAGGAGGCTTAAGAGTTCATAACAGGTTTGTGCATGAAAATGCCAAGTCTCACATATGCCAGGAATGTGGAAAAATGTTTACTGCACCCAGCTATTTAAAAATTCACATGGTGAAACATACAAGGGAAAGAAACTTTAAATGTAATATGTGTTCTAAAAGCTTTGTATCCAAAGAGgcattattatatcatattagGAGGCATACTGGAGAAAAGCCTTATAGTTGTAAGTTGTGTACGGAAACATTTGTGAATGCTTCAGCAAGAGCTGAACACATGAAGTTTAAACATATAGGTCCAACATTAATGTGTGATATTTGTTCACGCAAGTTTGTTACTAGTTCCTTTTTAAAACAGCATATGTCTCGTCATCATGATCCTAGAAGTAAACTGTACCGTGCTAGTCCTACTGTGGCAGCTAATAAGACATTAcatcaaaatatgaaaaataacaattattaa